Below is a window of bacterium DNA.
TCGATGCTGATGTTGTCCGGCCCCTTGATGAAGGCGATCTTCACTCCCGGGCGAAGCTCCCAGGGCTCGCAGATGAATTCCGTGCCCTTCTTCCGCAGATCGGCGGCCGCCGCATCCATGTTTTCCACCAGCAGTCCGAAGTGATCGAGTCCGTATCTCGGGTCGGATCCCGTCGGCGCCGGGTCTTCTCCCTTGGCCTTCCCGGAAACGATGAAGGCCATGCCGTTCAGGTCGAAGTTGAAAGACGGGGCGCCGCCCAATTCGCGCTCTTGCGTCACTTTGGCGCCGAACATCTCTTCCCAGAATTTCCGCGCCGCGTGCGGGTCCTCGCTTCGAAAATGAATGTGGTCGTAGCGGTAAACTGCCATGAACCTCCCCTTACCATGAAAAATTTTGAAACGGAAAATCTCTCGAGTGGTGAGACGTTCGGAAATAGCACGCGAAAAAATCCCCCGTCGGGATTTCCCGGAAAAACGAACCGGGAGCCTCCGGCAAGGGCGTGGATATCGCGGACATCGCGCAGCCTGTGTAAACCGGTCGGCGCTATCCGCTCTGCCCCCCTTCGTCGTTCTCGATGAGCTTCTGGGTCTCGGCCATTTCGTGGAACATCTTGCAGGTTTCCCCGAAATCCTTCAAAAGCCGTTCAAAAAGCTGTTCCACCTGGAAGGGTGAGAGGACATCGGTCAATTCCCGGAAGACGACCTCCCAGGAATTCGCCCTTCGTTCGCCCCGCTGAAACGTCTTCTCATTTTTCGTCAGTTCGTCGTAGACATCGTGTTCGTGGTCGAGGATATCCCGGAGAACGGGTTCGTAGTTCGGGTCGCTGCCATGAACGTAGCGCATCAGGTAGGGCTTGTATTTCCGGATT
It encodes the following:
- a CDS encoding VOC family protein; translated protein: MAVYRYDHIHFRSEDPHAARKFWEEMFGAKVTQERELGGAPSFNFDLNGMAFIVSGKAKGEDPAPTGSDPRYGLDHFGLLVENMDAAAADLRKKGTEFICEPWELRPGVKIAFIKGPDNISIELAERK